One genomic region from Enoplosus armatus isolate fEnoArm2 chromosome 17, fEnoArm2.hap1, whole genome shotgun sequence encodes:
- the LOC139300074 gene encoding Golgi apparatus membrane protein TVP23 homolog B: protein MQRQDSQDAPLFGEDDENIKLRKSKIKHPLASFFHLFFRTSAILVYLLCDILSSGFIACMVTIILLLSCDFWTVKNVSGRLLVGLRWWNQVDEDGKSHWVFESRKQTHSVNTASSAESRIFWLGLIVCPVFWVIFVFSTIFSLKLKWLAVVIMGLVLQWANLYGYVRCKVGGKSNLRNMAKNYLGVQIFKQAMKKTEGP from the exons ATGCAGAGACAG gaCTCCCAGGATGCTCCTCTTTTTGGTGAAGATGACGAGAACATCAAGCTGAGAAAATCCAAAATTAA ACATCCGCTGGCCTCATTCTTCCACCTCTTCTTCCGAACAAGTGCCATCTTGGTCTACTTACTGTGTGATATCCTGAGCAGTGGCTTCATCGCCTGCATGGTGACCATCATCCTCCTGCTGTCATGTGACTTCTGGACTGTCAAG AATGTATCTGGCAGATTGCTGGTGGGCCTTCGGTGGTGGAATCAAGTGGATGAAGACGGAAAGAGCCACTGGGTCTTCGAGTCGAGGAAG CAGACGCACAGTGTGAACACGGCGTCCAGTGCTGAGTCGCGGATCTTCTGGCTCGGACTCATCGTGTGTCCCGTCTTCTGGGTCATCTTTGTGTTCAGTACCATCTTCTCCCTCAAGCTTAAATGGCTG GCCGTAGTAATCATGGGCTTGGTTTTACAATGGGCCAACCTGTATGGCTATGTCAGATGCAAGGTGGGTGGAAAGTCCAACCTGAGGAACATGGCAAAGAACTATCTCGGTGTCCAGATTTTTAAACAG GCCATGAAGAAAACAGAGGGACCTTAA
- the LOC139300730 gene encoding proton channel OTOP2-like has translation MCLNTSYPCNCLTDGNPCKTCRMTAKDRETEEAHLSNNINAPGRSGSTCEPDLNIPSNGVVRERGRNWGWMLSGIICVNILILGCALVSGSAYNNVNISTPDLQVFLIILLLFTSIWMIYYVVYTARKENAVFYKDGHAGPVWLRGGLVLFGLLSIIMDIFKIASYVGYLHCDSAVKVAFPVVQLIFIIVQTYFLWIHAKDCVQLQKNVTRCGLMLTLSTNLVVWMTAVTEESLHQTTVPDYPSNTTKHSGRMMYINKAGYGDDKCKCSHTSCSIFKEAYYYLYPFNIEYSLFASAMAYVLWKNVGRVVEEHSHHIKFRLKDVFIGPVVGVLLVVAGLATFIVYEMEMQKDDSDDDEKDKAVMMHFVMNIVIVTMMSVSTVIGCAIYKVDHREHVSEKNPTRSLDVGLLVGASLGQFIISYFTIVAMVATGAKGHLNRLNLTWAILMVIQLGLQNFFIIEGLHREPFHEVLPITVVANPYVLQPSKDLSSLEGSDMDPKPSPVLTAHSLHGHVAEHRPKLLWKRRVLKEVCVFLLLGNVILWIMPAFGARPQFDHDTETEFYKFNMWAAIVNVGLPFGIFYRMHSVASLFEVFLTS, from the exons ATGTGCTTGAACACTAGCTATCCATGCAACTGTTTGACCGATGGCAATCCCTGTAAAACATGCAGGATGACGGCCAAAGACAGGGAGACGGAGGAGGCCCACCTGTCCAACAACATCAACGCGCCGGGTCGATCGGGCAGCACATGTGAACCCGACCTGAACATCCCTTCCAATGGAGTCGTGAGGGAGCGGGGTCGAAACTGGGGATGGATGCTGTCTGGGATCATTTGTGTAAACATCTTGATCCTGGGCTGTGCTTTGGTCAGCGGCAGTGCCTACAACAACGTGAACATCAGCACCCCTGACCTGCAGGttttcctcatcatcctccttctcttcacctCCATCTGGATGATTTATTATGTCGTCTACACGGCCAGGAAAGAAAACGCTGTTTTTTACAAGGATGGCCATGCCGGACCTGTATGGCTCAGGG GAGGACTTGTGCTATTTGGACTCCTCAGTATTATCATGGACATTTTCAAGATAGCCAGCTATGTGGGATACCTGCACTGCGATTCTGCTGTTAAAGTTGCATTCCCTGTGGTGCAACTTATTTTTATAATTGTGCag ACATACTTTTTGTGGATCCACGCAAAGGACTGTGTGCAGCTACAAAAGAACGTTACACG cTGTGGGCTGATGCTCACCCTCTCCACAAATCTAGTCGTGTGGATGACTGCGGTCACAGAGGAGTCCCTTCACCAAACAACAGTTCCCGACTATCCGAGCAACACCACTAAACACTCAGGACGAATGATGTACATCAACAAAG CGGGATATGGAGACGATAAGTGCAAGTGCAGCCACACCTCGTGCAGCATCTTCAAGGAGGCCTACTACTACTTGTACCCCTTCAACATCGAGTACAGTCTCTTTGCCTCCGCCATGGCCTACGTCTTGTGGAAAAATGTCGGTAGAGTAGTGGAAGAACACAGCCACCACATCAAATTCCGTCTGAAGGATGTATTTATCGGTCCTGTGGTAGGAGTTCTCTTAGTGGTGGCGGGGCTGGCGACCTTCATCGTATACGAGATGGAAATGCAAAAAGACGATAGTGATGATGACGAGAAAGACAAAGCAGTGATGATGCACTTTGTCATGAATATAGTGATAGTGACCATGATGTCTGTATCCACCGTGATCGGCTGTGCCATCTACAAGGTGGACCACAGGGAGCACGTATCGGAGAAAAACCCCACGCGGAGCCTGGACGTGGGCCTGCTGGTGGGAGCCTCACTGGGACAGTTCATCATCAGCTATTTCACCATCGTAGCCATGGTTGCAACTGGAGCCAAAGGCCACCTGAACAGGCTCAACCTGACCTGGGCTATCCTAATGGTGATCCAACTCGGCCTGCAGAACTTTTTCATCATCGAAGGTCTGCACCGGGAGCCCTTCCACGAGGTGCTCCCGATCACTGTGGTTGCAAATCCGTATGTGCTGCAGCCGAGCAAAGATCTGAGCAGCCTTGAAGGGTCCGACATGGACCCAAAGCCCAGCCCAGTGCTCACAGCACACAGCCTGCACGGCCACGTGGCTGAGCACAGACCCAAACTGTTGTGGAAGAGGCGGGTGTTGAAGGaggtctgtgtgtttctgctacTGGGCAACGTCATA CTGTGGATCATGCCGGCATTCGGTGCTCGCCCTCAGTTTGACCATGACACTGAAACTGAATTCTACAAATTCAACATGTGGGCTGCTATCGTGAATGTTGGACTTCCTTTTGGCATCTTTTACCGCATGCATTCAGTCGCCAGTCTGTTTGAGGTGTTTCTGACGTCATAA